Part of the Kamptonema formosum PCC 6407 genome, TACAGACCAGATCATATCTTGAGATGTATTGACTAAGCTGCGATATTTGCTCTCACTTTCTTGGAGAGCAATTTCTGCGGCTTTACTGTTAGTAATATTAGTGGCAGTAACTACTAACTGGTGAATTTGTAAATTGCGATCGCGCAATGGAGTCACATTTAGCAGCCACCAAGTTTCGTCACTATTGATATAAAATCGCTCCTCAAAAGAAATAGTTTTTCTATATCTAATAGCTTCTGCAAAATGCTGGCAGTAGAGTGTTGCCATATCAAGGGAAAGTGCCTCTGATATGGTTTTTCCTAGTAGGAATTCTATCGGTAATCTGGTGATTCTTTCCATTGCGGGATTGAAGCGAACGTAGCGAAAATCCGCCCCACCATCCAACACATCTAAGACAAAAATACCGTAATCTACGCCATCCCAAATTCCCTGTAAAAATTGCGCTTGTTGCTGAAGTTGTTGCTCTACTTGTTTGCGTAAGCGCAGCTCGTCGTAGACATCACTAATTTCTGTAGAAACCCCCACCATTCCAATTACTTCGCCAGTGGCGTTGCGAACCGGAGATAGTTGACTTTCGTATACTGCATCGGCTAATTCAGTAATCACACCCTTGACTTTTTCCCCGGCTAGAGCGCGATTTATGCTATCAATAGTATCTGGTATATCTGGGTAAAGTTCGCTAACAAATTGACCCACGACTTCGCCTGGTTGCAATCCTATAGCTTCCAATCCTTTACCTTCAGAAAAGGTGAAGCGACCTTGAGTATCGATCGCAAATAAAATCAAGGGTGCAGATGATAGTAAAGTTAGCAGTCGAGATTCACTTTGCTCTAATGCGGCTGTGCGTTTTTCTATTTCTGCTTCTAGTTCTTCGTTAACTTGCCGCAAGGCTATTTCTCTTTGCTTACGAACTGTGATGTCTTGACCGAAACCAGTTGTGCCAATGATTTTACCTTCGCTATAAATCGGAGTTTTTATTGTTTCGACCCATAAATTATTTCCTAATGTATCGACAACTACTTCTTCAACTACTTTTTGTTGTCCTGAAACAATGACTTGAAAATCGTCTTCACGATATTTTGCCGCTAATTCTGCTGGCCAGAGCTCGAAGTCAGTTTTGCCTACTATATCTTCTGGAGTCCGACCGCAAGCTCTGGCAAAGGGTTCGTTAACTGCAATATATCTGCTTTCTGGGTCTTTGAGCCAAGCAATATGGGGTATATTGTTAAGCAGGGATTTAATCTGGCGTTCTTGTTTTTTTAGGTTTTCTTCTGCTAATTGCCGATCGAGTATTTCTTGTTGCAACTGAGTCACACTCTGTTGCAATCGATCTGTACGCTCCTCAACTGCCTTTTCTAATTCTGCATTTGATTGCCGTAAGGCTGACTCTGCCTTTTGGCTTGTTGCTAACTGTGTTTCTAACTCAGCGACGCGATCGCGTAGTATTGTCAATTGGTGCAGCAATTCAGCGGACATAAACTGATTGTTAAGTTAAGCTGTTACCCAATCTACAGTCTAGACCCAATTTTGAGTTACACGGAAATTAAGCTTACAGAACTTACGATCTTTCCCGCCAAATTTTAATAGATCGATCGCTTCCCCCACTCGCTAAACTCTTCCCATCCCCGCTAAAAGCAAGAGACAAAACATCCCCAGAATGACCGCTGAGAATTTCCAGCAAAACGCCTGTATCTACGTCCCACAAAGAAATTTGACCTTCCCGACCACTGCTAGCTAAAATCTTTCCATCCCCGCTAAAGGCAACAGAGAAAACACTTTCGGAATTATCTGCGATCGCGTGTAGCAATTCCCCTTTACCATCTCCATTTACCCGCCATAGCTTGATCGTACCATCTCGGCTACCGCTAGCTAAAATTTTCCCATCGGGACTAAAAGCTACTGCAATTATCCAGTTTGTATGACCAGACAAAGTACAAATCGATCTGCCAGTAGCAATATCCCAAAGTTGCACAGTTTTGTCCCGACTGCCACTAGCTAAAAGCTGACTATTAGGACTAAAAGCTACTGCAAAAACCCCCTCAGAATGACCCGTAATAGTTTGCGTACACTTGCCTTTCTGCAAATTCCACAATCGGATAGTTTTGTCACGACTGCTACTAACTAAACTCTGACCATCAGCACTAAAAGCAACTGTATAAACCCGGTCTGAATGTCCCACCAAACTATACCACCATTTGCCTTTTTTCAAATCCCACATCTGAATAGTCTTGTCGCGACTGCCACTAACTAAACTCTGACCATTAGGATTAAAAGCAACACAATTCACCCAATCAGAATGACCTCTAAGTGTATACCATCGATTCCCTGTATCCAGTTTCCAAATCTCAATAGTATTGTCTCCACTACCGCTAGCTAAAGTTTGATTGTCAGGACTAAATGCCACAGATGTGACTGAATCTAAATGTCCCGTCATCGTATAAATAATTTCCCAAGTTGGCGATCGCAGCGGCACTGATAACTTTTTCCTAACAGGTGGAGGTGCGATCGTAGGCCCTGGCATTGTTAACTTAGGAACAGGTCTAGATGCAATTGTTGGTACTACAACTGGTTGCTGAAAATCTAAATCATCCAGCACCTCCGTTGCCGATCTATAGCGGCGACTCAAGCTAGTTTCTAACAATTTATCTAAAATATTTCCCAGCTTAGTACTCACCGAATTTTTATTCAAATAATCTCGCCATACCCATTTATCCTCGTTGATATCGAACAAATCAAAAGGAGAAAGTTCCGTAAGCAAATGAATGCAAGTAGCACCTAAACTATATAAATCGCTGGCAAAAACTGCCTGCCCTCTAACTTGTTCAGGTGCAACATATTCGGGACTGCCGATAATAGTTCCGGTTCCTCCACCTTGAGTTACTACTTTCGCTGCACCAAAATCAACTAAAGCCAGATTTCCAACTGGGTAACTTAAAAACAAAGAAGTATCAGGAGGTTGCGGAGGTTTTCTAATAATATTGGCTGGTTTAATATCGCGATGAATCACTTGGCGATCGTGAACAAACTGCAAAACAGGTAGTAAATCTTTCAACAAACTCCGAATCTTAGCTTCACTAAAAGCACCTGCGATCGCTAATTCTTCTGCTAAATTTTCACCCCCAACAAACTCCTGAACTAAATACTGGTGGCCATCCTGTTCGAGATGGGCCAGCAGATCGGGAATTTGCGGGTGTTTTCCCAGTTCATCCAGTCTCGCCGCTTCTCGGTTAAATAATTCTGCTGCTTTCTCAGCATTATTAGTACCTAGTGACTGCGGAAAAAACTGCTTGATAACGCAGCGAGGTTTAGACGGTTTATCTTCATCAATTGCCAGGAAAGTTCTACCAAAACCCCCTCTGCCAATGGGTTTGATGGCGCGATACCGTTCTTTTAGCAACAGTTTTGCGCCACAAGTTAGGCAAAACCTTGTAGCGTCGGGATTTTGGGGGTTCTGGCAGGAGGGGTTCAGACAATAACTCATAACCGGAAGCAAGAATCGGCATAAGTATATATTGACACTTTCCTGATGATTCTATGACTCTGCTTGGATTTTCAGAGCATACTCTTTAAACCTTTCCAAATCAGCCTGAATTGTCGATTCCACCACGCGGCCCAAAAATAAATTATCCATTAATTTGCCGAGAATGCCAGGAATCGCATAAGCTACTGTTAGCCTCACAATGCTGCTACCTTTGCGATCGTAAAATCTAACTGCACCGCGATTAGGCAACCCATCGACGGATTCCCACTGAATAATCTGGCAGGGAACTAATTTCAAAATGCGGGAAAGCCAGCTAAATTCTAAGTTTCCTGTCGCTAGTTTCCACCGGGACAACTCTGGATCTTCTTCGAGAATATGCACTGATTCAATCCACTTCATCCAGCGTGGCATTTGTTCTAAGTCAGACCAAAGACTCCACGCCATTTCTATCGGGATGGCAACTTCTACTTGTACGCTATGTTCTAACCAATCTGACATTTTTTTAATTGTTAATTGTTAATTGTTATTTGTTAACTGTTAACTGTTAACTGGTAATTGTTAACTGTTAACTGGTAATTGCTAACTGTGTTCAAAACTTAAAACTTGGGTGATAGATTGCGCTGGCGCTCCACCTATCCTACAATTCACTGAATATTGTAGGGGGGGCGCTG contains:
- a CDS encoding SRPBCC family protein → MSDWLEHSVQVEVAIPIEMAWSLWSDLEQMPRWMKWIESVHILEEDPELSRWKLATGNLEFSWLSRILKLVPCQIIQWESVDGLPNRGAVRFYDRKGSSIVRLTVAYAIPGILGKLMDNLFLGRVVESTIQADLERFKEYALKIQAES
- a CDS encoding serine/threonine-protein kinase; translated protein: MSYCLNPSCQNPQNPDATRFCLTCGAKLLLKERYRAIKPIGRGGFGRTFLAIDEDKPSKPRCVIKQFFPQSLGTNNAEKAAELFNREAARLDELGKHPQIPDLLAHLEQDGHQYLVQEFVGGENLAEELAIAGAFSEAKIRSLLKDLLPVLQFVHDRQVIHRDIKPANIIRKPPQPPDTSLFLSYPVGNLALVDFGAAKVVTQGGGTGTIIGSPEYVAPEQVRGQAVFASDLYSLGATCIHLLTELSPFDLFDINEDKWVWRDYLNKNSVSTKLGNILDKLLETSLSRRYRSATEVLDDLDFQQPVVVPTIASRPVPKLTMPGPTIAPPPVRKKLSVPLRSPTWEIIYTMTGHLDSVTSVAFSPDNQTLASGSGDNTIEIWKLDTGNRWYTLRGHSDWVNCVAFNPNGQSLVSGSRDKTIQMWDLKKGKWWYSLVGHSDRVYTVAFSADGQSLVSSSRDKTIRLWNLQKGKCTQTITGHSEGVFAVAFSPNSQLLASGSRDKTVQLWDIATGRSICTLSGHTNWIIAVAFSPDGKILASGSRDGTIKLWRVNGDGKGELLHAIADNSESVFSVAFSGDGKILASSGREGQISLWDVDTGVLLEILSGHSGDVLSLAFSGDGKSLASGGSDRSIKIWRERS